GCAAAATCATTTTTTCGTTTTTTGTTGTGTCATTTTTATGTAACTTCTATACATTCATTTGTGGAAATGTCTCATTATGATCATATTTTCCTCTGCTGTCTAACCGGATTCATCCACACTTCTAACTTGCTAAATGCTTGGGAAGAAAGCAGTGTCAAACATAGATAAACCAAGGCTATAGCAGCGTAAATTTCAAAGGAGCGATAGTTACTAGCGATAATGAGTTGTCCTTTACGTAGCAATTCTTCAAAACCAATAACTGAAACTAAGCTGGTATCTTTTAATAAGCTAATAAATTCATTACCCAAAGGTGGAATCATCCGCCGAAAAGCTTGGGGAAAAATTACATAGCGCATTATTTCTACAGCACTTAAACCAAGTGATTCTGCTGCTTCGGTTTGTCCTGTTTCAATTGATTGAATCCCCGCGCGGACAATTTCGGCAATATAGGCGGCGCTATTCAAAGTTAAAGCAATTACACCAGCTACAAAAGGATTAAAGCTAAAGGTAAAACCAAGTTGTTGCACCAGTGCGGGTATACCAAAGTAAATCATAAAAATTTGGACTAGCAAAGGTGTGCCGCGAAAAAAATCTATATACGCTCTGGCTAACCAACGCACAGGTTTAATCTGAGAAAGGCGAATAATGCCAATTAAGGAACCACTGACTAAGCCTAAAATTACCGAAATAACTGTTATTTGGAGAGTGACAAATGCACCTTGTAACAGTAGAGGAAAAGCTCGCCAAATTACATTTAATGATGTGAATATATTAGCTTTATTTCCATTAACCTGATTTGCAAAGGGAGACTTAGCGGGTAATGATGGTGCTTCAGCCTTAAACCATTTTTTGTAGATTTGGGAATACGCGCCATTCTTGAGAATTTTATCTAAACCATCGTTAATCAGTGTTAAATTAGGCGAATTTTTCGCTGTGGCAATTCCATAATATTCTTCTGTGAGCAATTGTTGAATAATTTTAATCCCTTGCAAGTTACCTGTATTAATGGCATATAACGTCACAGGTGCATCATTAATGACTGCATCCACATTCCCATTGACTAATTCTTGCAAAGCTAAAGGTGCAGAATCAAAACTGCGAATCTGCACACCGGGAATACTTTTGGCTTTTTCTGCACCTGTTGTCCCAATTTGGACGGCTAGTTTTTTATTCTTGAGACTATCTAAATTAGTAATATCTTGATTGTTGTTACGAACTGCGATCGCTAACCCCGCCTTAAAATAAGGACGGGAAAAATCAACTGTTTTGGTGCGTTCTGCGGTAATTGTAATGGAACTTATCGCCGCATCGATGGTTTTAGCTTGGACTGCGGGGATAATCCCATCAAAAGGAATGCTTTGAAAATTTACTTTAAAATTAGCAGCAGAGGCGATCGCATTCATCAAATCATAAGAAAAACCCTGCAATTCTCCATTTGGGCTTTTAAACTCAAACGGCGGAAAGGCTGGTTCAGTTGCTACTCGTAAAGTTTTGCCAATGCTATCATTCACACTACAGCCAGTTAGTAAGACACAACTCACACTAACCACAAACAACCAGCGCCACCAACGCCTAAAATTTAATCTAATAATATGTCTGAGAAGTATTAAATATTTTGCTTGATCCCCCCTAGCCCCCCTTAAAAAGGGGGGAAAATGAATCAAAGTCCCCCTTTTTAACGGGGATTTAGGGGGATCTATAGGTTTCAAATACAACATCAGAAAATTTTCCTAATCATCTTATTTATAATGGGCTATGAAAAATTCTAACCCTATCATTATTTTTGAAAATATTGAAAAAAACTTTGGTTCCCTCAAAGTTCTTAAAGGAATCACTGGCGAAATTCAGTCAGGGGAAGTTGTGGCGGTGATTGGTACCTCTGGTTGTGGTAAAAGTACCTTACTGCGATGCTTCAATCGCCTGGAACGTATTGATCACGGTTCTTTGGTAGTGAATGGGATTGAATTATCACAATCTCATTTCAACAGTCAACAACTGCGCCAACTCCGTACCCAAGTCGGGATGGTTTTTCAACAATTCAATTTATTTCCTCACCTCAGCGTCTTGGAAAATCTCACACTTGCGCCGCGTAAAGTTTTAGGCAAAACCGCCAAAGAAAGCGCCCAACTCGCAGGGTTATATTTAGAAAAAGTTGGTTTATTTGATAAAGCCTCGGCTTATCCCGAACAACTATCTGGTGGACAAAAACAAAGAGTTGCGATCGCTCGTAGCTTATGTATGAATCCCCAGATTATGCTATTTGATGAACCTACCAGCGCCTTAGATCCCGAACTTGTCGGTGAAGTTTTACAAGTGATGCAGCAATTAGCCGCCGAGGGAATGACAATGGTAGTCGTCACTCATGAAATGCAATTTGCCAAAGAAGTTGCCCATCGGGTGATATTTATGGATCAAGGCATAGTAGCAGAACAAGGCGCAGCTTACGAAGTGATCACAAATCCAAAAAGCGATCGCCTACGTACCTTCCTTAGCCGCCTCTATGAAGTGTGAAGTCTGAAGTATGAAGTATGAAATTTTATTCATTCTCCTACCTTTTACCTTTTGACCAATGACTAATAACTCTACAAATATTCCCGCAAGAAATCAAATGGATCATCTTCCCAACAAGGTTCAGGTGTCCTCAAGTGCAAATTTTTGTTGATGTCGGCTTCAATTTCGTCGCAGTCTTCCCTGTCAAATAGTTCTATCAACGCTTTCCAGTCGCGCTGTCTCAGGGAATTTAACGCAGGTGCATACATCTGAAAATTAATTAGGGAGTTCACACGCAAAATTTGAGTTGAGTTGTGTACTGAATTTGTCGCCTGACTAGTAAACCACCATATTTTAACTTGGTATATGTAGATCCAATACGATTCAATTGCTCAATTATTAATCGGTTGATCTTGGTTGTAGAAGTCGTCAAGTTTGCACCCTTACACCCTGGACATTTAATAATCTGTCTTTCACTGAACACAAGAATCGATGGCTACTAAGTAGTATTTCAAACAAAATCAACTGATCCCAGGAAAAAATGATTAAATTGCAATTATTTATGTAAACTCAATCACATCAACACCAAATACATCTGCGAAACATTGCACAATATGAGGACGCACTTGTTCGCAGGTAATATCAGGAATCCACTCTGCTAGACTGGCGACTGGTTTATCTGCAATACCGCAGGGGACAATATATTGAAAGCCAGTCATATCAGGACAAACGTTTAACGCAAAACCGTGCATCGTAATCCAACGGCTGACTTTAATGCCGATCGCTGCAACTTTGCGATTTTCTAACCATACACCAGTAAAATCGGGGATGCGATCGCCCGCCAAACCATAAATAGCCAACACCCGAATAATCACTTCCTCTAGTTGACGCAAGTACCAATGCAAATCTTTACGATGGCGGTGCAAATTTAAAATTGGATACCCCACCAATTGACCAGGACAATGATAAGTCACTTCGCCACCACGCTCAATTCTGTGAACTTCAAAATCACTGTGATCAAGGTCAAACTTGAGAAATTCTGGGGTTGCACCTTGTCCCAAAGTATAGACAGGCGGATGTTCTAGC
This Aulosira sp. FACHB-615 DNA region includes the following protein-coding sequences:
- a CDS encoding amino acid ABC transporter ATP-binding protein, which encodes MKNSNPIIIFENIEKNFGSLKVLKGITGEIQSGEVVAVIGTSGCGKSTLLRCFNRLERIDHGSLVVNGIELSQSHFNSQQLRQLRTQVGMVFQQFNLFPHLSVLENLTLAPRKVLGKTAKESAQLAGLYLEKVGLFDKASAYPEQLSGGQKQRVAIARSLCMNPQIMLFDEPTSALDPELVGEVLQVMQQLAAEGMTMVVVTHEMQFAKEVAHRVIFMDQGIVAEQGAAYEVITNPKSDRLRTFLSRLYEV
- the lipB gene encoding lipoyl(octanoyl) transferase LipB; protein product: MIRSSRPLEKRCLLYDKKLMSYTDAHAWQRSLLAERIQDPSLDDVLILLEHPPVYTLGQGATPEFLKFDLDHSDFEVHRIERGGEVTYHCPGQLVGYPILNLHRHRKDLHWYLRQLEEVIIRVLAIYGLAGDRIPDFTGVWLENRKVAAIGIKVSRWITMHGFALNVCPDMTGFQYIVPCGIADKPVASLAEWIPDITCEQVRPHIVQCFADVFGVDVIEFT
- a CDS encoding ABC transporter permease subunit (The N-terminal region of this protein, as described by TIGR01726, is a three transmembrane segment that identifies a subfamily of ABC transporter permease subunits, which specificities that include histidine, arginine, glutamine, glutamate, L-cystine (sic), the opines (in Agrobacterium) octopine and nopaline, etc.), whose amino-acid sequence is MIRLNFRRWWRWLFVVSVSCVLLTGCSVNDSIGKTLRVATEPAFPPFEFKSPNGELQGFSYDLMNAIASAANFKVNFQSIPFDGIIPAVQAKTIDAAISSITITAERTKTVDFSRPYFKAGLAIAVRNNNQDITNLDSLKNKKLAVQIGTTGAEKAKSIPGVQIRSFDSAPLALQELVNGNVDAVINDAPVTLYAINTGNLQGIKIIQQLLTEEYYGIATAKNSPNLTLINDGLDKILKNGAYSQIYKKWFKAEAPSLPAKSPFANQVNGNKANIFTSLNVIWRAFPLLLQGAFVTLQITVISVILGLVSGSLIGIIRLSQIKPVRWLARAYIDFFRGTPLLVQIFMIYFGIPALVQQLGFTFSFNPFVAGVIALTLNSAAYIAEIVRAGIQSIETGQTEAAESLGLSAVEIMRYVIFPQAFRRMIPPLGNEFISLLKDTSLVSVIGFEELLRKGQLIIASNYRSFEIYAAIALVYLCLTLLSSQAFSKLEVWMNPVRQQRKI